The window TTTTAAATTTGAAATATCAATTCATTTTTATTAAAAAATAGATTAATATTATAAAAATTATTTTTGATCTTTATTAAAAATAAAATATAAAATTATATGTATTAAAAATTTTTAATAAAAAATTTTAATTTATAAAAACTGAGTAATATAAGTACGAAATTTTTTTTATTAAATATAATGCTTTTTATTATACGATAAATATTTCAAACTTTTAATTTTATAGATTTATTTTTATTTATTATTGTATATATAAATATCATCTAGTATTGTAAATTGAATATATTTATTGTTTGCATTATTAAAATAAAACTAAGTAATTGCATAAAACTTTATTACATATACATAAACATATTTTTTTAAATAGTTTATTTTAAATATAAAATTATTGATCAAATAACATTAACTAAAATTTATAAAAATTGGCAATCAATATGACTATTAGAGTAGGAATAAACGGTTTTGGACGTATAGGAAGAGTAGTATTTCGTATGGCTCAACTACGTTCCGATATTGAAATAGTAGCTATTAATGATATTTTAGATCCAAAATATATCGGATATATGTTGAAATATGATTCCACTCACGGAAGATTTCATAAAGAAATAGAAGTGAAAGATAACCTTTTAATAATAGATCATAAAAACATTTATCTTTCTTCAGAAAAAAATCCCACCAAATTGATGTGGAAATCATTAAAAATTGATGTTGTTGTAGAATCTACAGGAATCTTCTTAACTCAAGAAAGTGCTTACCAACATATTATTGCTGGTGCAAAAAAAGTAGTGATTACAGGACCTTCTAAAGATGACACTCCAATGTTTGTTAGAGGTGCTAATTTTAACAAATATGCTGGTCAAAAAATTGTTTCTAATGCATCATGTACTACTAATTGTCTAGCTCCACTTGCTAAAATAATAAATGATAAATTCACTATTCTTGAAGGATTAATGACAACAGTTCATGCTACTACTGCTACTCAAAAAACAGTAGATAGTCCCTCTCATAAAGATTGGAGAGGAGGAAGAAGTGCTTTACAAAATATTATTCCTTCTTCAACAGGTGCAGCTATAGCAGTAGGTAAAGTATTACCTGAACTAAATGGAAAATTAACAGGAATTGCATTCCGAATTCCAACACCCAACGTTTCCGTTGTTGATTTAACAATTCGTCAAAAAAAATCAGCTAGTTATGAAGAAATTTGCAAAATAATTAAAGATGCTTCAGAAAATGAAATGAAAGGTATCATTGGTTATACAGAAGATGATGTTGTATCGACAGATTTTAACGGAGAAGTGTTAACATCAATTTTTGATGCAAAAGCAGGATTAGCCTTGAATAATAATTTCTTTAAACTAATTTCTTGGTATGATAATGAAAGTGGTTATTCTAGCAAAGTTTTAGATTT of the Buchnera aphidicola (Pemphigus immunis) genome contains:
- the gap gene encoding type I glyceraldehyde-3-phosphate dehydrogenase, yielding MTIRVGINGFGRIGRVVFRMAQLRSDIEIVAINDILDPKYIGYMLKYDSTHGRFHKEIEVKDNLLIIDHKNIYLSSEKNPTKLMWKSLKIDVVVESTGIFLTQESAYQHIIAGAKKVVITGPSKDDTPMFVRGANFNKYAGQKIVSNASCTTNCLAPLAKIINDKFTILEGLMTTVHATTATQKTVDSPSHKDWRGGRSALQNIIPSSTGAAIAVGKVLPELNGKLTGIAFRIPTPNVSVVDLTIRQKKSASYEEICKIIKDASENEMKGIIGYTEDDVVSTDFNGEVLTSIFDAKAGLALNNNFFKLISWYDNESGYSSKVLDLVALIAS